TTACCATCAGCATAAATGTCTAATGCGGTAACACCGAGGGACAGGGTGCTAACAAGGGATGGAGAGGTGGAATTTGATATATTTAGAATATCCAGACCGGCGCTGCCGACGGCATAGGCGTAATTGTTTACTACAGAAACTCCGTTATATAGCCCCGGGTTGGTCACATATTCTCCCGTTTCGATGGGGCGGGCGGGGTTAGTAATATCAACAATTTGGAGGCCTTGCTTATAATCGGCGAGGTAGGCATATTTTCCGGAGATGTAAATATCTTTTGAAACACCTCCGGTTTTAACGGTACCGCCGATACTGAGATTTTGAGGATCAGAGATATCGATAATCTGAAGATCAGTGTTTACCCCGTCGGCCAGATAGGCGTATTTTCCGGCGATGGCAATGGCGTTTGAGGGGAAACCGGCGGTGTTATAATCGTTAGTGATTACCGGGAAAGTGTTGTTGGAAATATCGAGGACAATCATTCCGGTGTAAGTGGAAACATAAGCATATTGGCCGGAAACGACGATATCATAGGCAGTTTCGCCGATAGAGAAGGTGGAGAGCGCTTCCGGAACACCGGAGATAGTTTGAAGGAAATTACCTCCGGAGAGAGTTAGTTTTGCACCCGGATTGGTTGTCCCTATCCCCACATACCCATTTTCTCTAATGGTCAGAGCCTGAGTATTGCTATTAACACCTAAGATTGAGAGACCGGAGGAGCCACTACCAATGTTGATATTGGTAAAGCCAGCCTGATCAAGTGTGCCCCCCAGACCAATGGCATTAGTGTAGTTGGTTAAACCATTAGAGAGAGTAAAGGCTCCGGTATTGGAATTAATACTTAAGACACCGGTATTGGTAATGGTTCTACCAATACCGGAACCGGAAAGAAGAATACCGGAACCACCAGTCAGAGTAGTAATGAAGTCACCAGTGGAACCGATACCGACAAAAGAAGCAGCATGAAGACCATCGAGAACATCAGCATTAAGATTGGTAACCAGATTGGTACTCCCGACACTGACAAAGGTACCACCGACAGTCAGATTGGTAAGAGTGGCACTACCACTAACACCAATCCCACCATTAAAGGTCTGATAACCAGTCCAGACATTACTGGAACCAAGGTTAAGCTGGAAGTCAGCACCGGAGAGAGTGATACCATTACTGGCGGTATAGACAGTACCGGCCGGTAAAGCACCTTTGGTGATAATACCGGAACTGTCAATGTAGAGAACAGTACTGCCAACAGCAACATTGGTACCGGTGAGAGATAGAGTCCCACCGATACCGACATTACCGGAAACACCTAACCCGGAAGTGAAGTAACCATCGCCGACCACATGTAATTTGAAAAGAGGATCAGTGGTACCGATGCCGACGTCACCATTGCTATCTATTCTGATTCTGTAGTTTTCTCCTTGTTTAAGATCTATAACACCATAGCTTCCACTGGTAATATTACCTGTTCCTAATGTTAGAGCACCTGAATTACCAGAAGATGATCCACCAGCGCCAGTAATAAGATTTACGTATCCGCCGTTGGCAGCAGAACCGGCTCGACCTGCTGTTATGGAAATGTGACCACCATTGCCGGCAGAATAATCGACAGCACCGGCGAGGAGTTCGATATTTCCAATATCGCTTCTGCTCCCCCAGGCACCTGTGTTTTGGCCGTAAATATAGACATTACCACCAATAGTATTACCGGTGTATGTTTGTTTACCGACATAGACATCTCCTCCATACCCAGCGCCACTTGTGTCGTATTGTCCTCCCTCCAGATAAATATTCCCGCCACGGAAGCCACTACCCCCTCCACGGGTTCCACCTCTGATATAAACCTCTCCTCCGTTGGCATTGCTAATTCCTGCACCACCAATAATATAGGCATCTCCGGCATTGTTACCATCACTTTTCCCCCTCATGGTGACATCACCTGTTGACAGTGTATTTATGGACAGTTGTATTGTCCCGGCAGGATTAACTACTTCGAGTTTGTTGGTTGGAGCGGTGGTGCCAATGCCGACGTTACCACTAGAAGCGATATACAGACTTTGACTATTCCCCAGACCTAAAAATGACAAAGAGAAGGAAGAAGTACCGATATTAGTATTTTGATCAAGAGTGCCACCTAGACCAATTCCGGTATTGCCAATAGCCTGGAGACCATTGGTGGCCATGTTAAAGAAACCGGTGCCACCGATCTGGAGAAAACCAGCAGAAGAGATACCATCAAGATAATCAGCAGAAAGATTGGTAACAGTATTGGTGCTACCAACAGAGACAAAGGTACCACCGACAGTCAAATTAGTGAGAGTGGTACTACCACTGACACCAATCCCACCATTAAAGGTCTGATAACCAGTCCAGACATTACTGGAACCAAGGTTAAGACGAAAATCGTTTCCCGAAAGAGTGATCCCGGTGCTAGCGGTGTAGGCAACACCTTCAGGCAGGTCGATCCAGGTAGGAGTGTCGGCGCCATTGCTAGCAAGGATTTGGCCGGAGTTACCCACAGACGAATTGGCTAGTTTTGTACCATTTCCATAGATGATTGATCCATTGGTGGCGGCTAAGTTATCGAGTAAATTTAGTTGGGTAGCGGTGGCTGAGATGAGAGTGTTGCCGATTGATATATTGGTAGAACTGAGGGTAGCGCCAACATAGACATTTCCGGCGGCAGTAACTTCAAAGCGGGTATGAAGCTCAGACGTGTCGCCGAGGCCGGTATTGTAATTTTGAAATTGAAGAAAGTTGTAGCCCCGAAGTTGGTTGCCCACCTGGCCACTGAATAAGTTTCCGGTGGCTAAATTGGCGTTGGTGGCATCGATGAAGCCGCCGATACCGGCAGGAGGAGTGGTGCCTTCTGTTAAAAATTGAATCACTCCGGCCCCATCGGGGTTGATGGTAATGTCGCCACCGCTGCCGTCGGTGGCCTTGATCAATACCCCCTGACCCTCGATGCCAAGTGAGCCGTTGGTGGCTTTGATAGTGGGGACATAGGCGCCACTATCGCCAAGATTTAGGTTGCCCTGTTCGTCGAGGACGACCACGTTGTTGCGATAGGCGACACCGGAGGGACCAATGCCTAATCCCTGAAGTGTTTCTGAGTTTAAGGCGTAGGCGACAGTGGCGATTTGCTGACGGGGATCCATGACCTCATCGTCGGCGGTGATTTCTAGCCAAACGGCAGTGTGTTCAGAAAAAACGCTAGAGGGAATTTCTAAACCATGAGTTTTACCTATAATTACGGAAAATATACCGTTGGTATCGGGAGTAACTACTTGGCTAGCGCCGGTTTCAGAGGTGTAAAGTGAAGTGCCGACACCCAGGGTGGGGTCGTCAAAGAATTTGAAGACGATGCCAGTTTCGGAGCTAATCGGGTTGCCATCCTGGTCGGTTAGACGACCCTGAAAGGAAAATTGACGGGTGGGACTTTTGGGAGCGTTGGCGGTGGAATAGGCAAGTTGCCTTTTGGCTTTGAGAATGGTTTGTGAGTAGAGCCCATAGCCGAGGCCGGAGAGGATGATAAGAATTATGGAGACGAGAAGGTATTGGTTAAAAAGAGAAAAGCCTGGTCGTTTTACACCTGGTAAGGGAGTGGGTGGGTTAAGTAGGTTTTTGATATACTTTCTTATATTTGATTGAGGCGTGTTTTGAGATTTTAGGTAGTATTTGAAGCTCTCGACAAGCTTGGTTGGAGAAGGTCTCTGGTGTTTTTTTAGGGCGGACTTGAAAAAGTTTGAAGTAATCAGTTTTTGATCAAGGGCGAATTGGCAGAACTTGTTTAAGGATGCCAGGCGTCTGGCGGAATTGTTTTGAGTGGAAAGATAGGAGACGTATTGGCCAAAGGCAGCTTTGGAAAATATGTTGACAACTCTCTCCTCGGTGTAGGCGATAAATTTCCTGGTATCGACTAGATAATTACGAATCGTATTGGGATTGTAACTGCGCTTTTCAAGCCAGGAATGGAAGCTATTGAGCACAAGCTCAATATTTTGTCGATCACCCATGATTATTTCCAGAGCCAGATAAAGCTGGCAGCGATTATGAGAAAGGGGAATAACTTTTCGGCGATAATTACCAAAGGGCTTTGCGGGTGCGGTGATAAAGAATCAGGTATAAAATGGTATTTTTTATACGTTTTTAAGTGGCGTCTGATAGGGTACATAGAATAACTATCTACTATTAGAAAAAAGCTGTCAATAGTCGGTTTTTAGGGGAAAATGATACGTTATGATAGTATCTTGTAACTGGTAATTTGTAATCAGTAATCTGTAATCTGAATTTCACGGGGCGACAATACACGAATAGAACTACTATCATTTAAAAACATATACAATCAAATACATAATAAAGTGGATAGGTGGAAAAATATTGAGATGCGGGGAAATGCGGAATAGATATTCTGATATTAAAAGATAGTAATAAGACATACCAAACTTGTTTTTTATCTATTGGTTTGATGGGGTTGGTGAGAATAGTTTAAGGAGAGCCGGTGTGTGGCAAATAGTATCATCAGTATTGACGGTGGCGGTTTTGCGGAGATGAAGACATGATGTAGTAAAATAGACCAAGTGATGAAATTAGATGAATCTGAGAAAAATGTAACGCGAACTAACAGAATACATAGGGTTAGCTTATGTAATAGAGTGATATATAAAATTAATAATATGGTCAATCTGTCGTCGGGGTAAGGAAAACGGGAATAATCGGGTAAGGTGTTTATGCAAAATAACCCTAAGAAAAGACTAAACAAGGATAAATATTTTGTTGGCAGCTTAGAGTAAATATTGCCAAAAAGGTAATTTATAATATGATTTGTGGTAGATGTGATATGATATTTTTATATGATCAGTAAGAGGAGAAATGTTGTTTTGGTAGCGGCAGCGGTTTTTGGTATCGGTTTTGTATATTTTCTGGCGACTTTTGTAGTACCAAAGATTCTGGTCACTATGACAAAGGCGGCACCGGCAACGAAAATATCAATGTCAAATTCCTATCTTTTGGGATCAAAGATATTGTGTAAAGCTGACGGGACGGATAAATGTGGAGTGAATGTTTTTTTGGGTGATTCTGAGGGGAGGCCGGTGGCGGGAAAGATGGTGGCTTTGTCGACGACAGGGGTGGAAGCGGAAGTGTCGCCCGAAGCGCAAAAGTCAGATCAGACGGGCAAGACCGGTTTTACATTGACGTCGAATAAAGAGGGTCAGGTAACTGTTGCGGCGAGTGTGGATGGGACACCGATGGAGAAATCGGTGGTGGTGACTTTTAGAGGAAACTAGCTAGGGGGTAAAGGTAACCTTTACTTTTTGGGAAATTTCTTTTGAGTTTACCTTGGCAACAATTTCATATTTTCCGGGAGTGGAGGAAGTAAGGTCGAAAACGCTTTTTCCCATGTCGTCGCTGGTGGCCTGGATATCAGTTAAATTTATCGCTGGAGGTTTGGTCAGCTCTACCTCCTGGTTTCCGACGCCCATGCCCCGACCGTCCAGTAAAAAAACAGTAATGCGGATTTTTTCTTTACCATCGGCCTTGGCCTGGAGGGGGGAGGCAAAAAGATAGGAGTTTTCTAAAGTAATCGGACTAGTGCTGTTGAGCCCGGTGGCCCGGCCGGAATAGATAGCGGGGCGAACGACCAGATAGGTGACGGCAATGAGAGCGAGAAGGAGGATTGCGATGGTAAGCAGGGACTTGGTTGACATCCTGGTTAATTATCGATGATTGCTGATTAATTAGCAACTTCCTTCAGTCAGAAAACTTGATGGCGGCGTTGGAATTAAAAATTGTTTTTATCTGAGTAGGTGTGAGAGGGTAGTTATATATTTGGACATCGTCAATGAGGCCGGAATAGTATGTAGAGCCGACTTTGCCTAGGTTAACCGTATTGGCAGGAAGAGAAGCAGAGGAAACAACAGTAATGTGGTGCCAGTTAGTATCGGGAATGGTGGAGGATAGACGACCATCAACATAAACAGTTTCGGTACCAAAACCGGTAACAGTAATAGTACCGGAGGATATAGCGATACTGTCGGAGGCGGATAATTCAAGAATACTTTGACTTGTAGAAGAAGGTTTAATCCAGAAACTGACAGCAGTAGCACTGGTACCGATATCACCAACAGAGACATAATCATCAGAACCATCAAGGTTGAGACTGCTGTTTATCTTTCCGGTGGCACCATTGAACCAAACACCGGAAGTAGTGCAGGTACCGGCAGAGGTTTGGGTGCCGGAGGCACCAACGGAAAGGGTACCATGAAAAGTGTCGGAGGAGGAATTGTGGACAGCGGTGCCCTGGCATTCGTCCATTTTGTAGTGAGCAATTGGTCTACCGTGGTTGTAGTCAAGGGCGATTTGGGCGGGGGAACGAGCGTAGTTATAAACCAGGATTTGATCAATTATTGCGTCGGCAAAATCGTCGTTATCAATATCCGAACCGGAAGGTCTAGTTCTTAATCCGATTCCCATATATGGATTTGAAGCATAGGTTTGGATATTGCTGCTGGTCACAGAGGTGTTCTGTCCCCTGAGAATTCCATCGACAAATAACTTTGAAGAAGTACCATCAACGACATAAGTTAAAAAATGCCATTTATTGTCCCTATACGAAGCCTGGGAATTGGTGTATAAGTGGCTGGAGTTATTACAATAGTTGCTGACCGACAGAACTCCGTTCGCGCTTCTCCAGCCGATAGCTTCGTCTGCGTTTGCAGAAGTAGCGGGGAGATTGGCATCTCCAAACTGGATGAGCGGTCCGGATGAGGCGGCGGAAGTTTTAAACCACAAGGCGATAGTATGAACTTGATTACCGGAAGTCCGTATCGGAATTCGAATGTTTTTGATATAGTTATTTACACCGTTAAAACGCAAACTCTTACCGATTCTTCCTGATAACCAGCTGGCATTTACTATTTCACCGGTGTTATTGTTTCCGCTAGTGTCATAAGTAGAGTTGCCGACACCCTCATTAAAATCCCACCTACCAACAGGTGGTAAACAGGCGGCACTATCGCCGGGGATACAATATTCCTGGCTGGCGGCAGAGGAGGGAGCGGTGTTGCCGGTGCCGGAGGAGAGAGTGCCAAAGACAACAGCCGAGCCAAGGTTATAGTCCTGTTTTATTTCGTCGCCGGTGAGAGCATGGTTGTAAATCTTGACTTCGTCAAGGAGGCCAGTATAAAAATCATTATTATATTCAGGATTCCTTCCAAGACTGGGGAGAACTCCACCTATGAGATTGGAATTGTTATAACTTGAGTTAGATCCTGTTGCATCCAACTTACCGTCAATATATAAACTTAAAGTTGTATCGCTTGTTTTGACTAAGGCGACATAGTGCCAATTATCATCGTTAACAATTTTTGTCCCGCCGACAGAGAGTATGAAAGTTCCACCATCTCTAAAACTGCCTGATGCTTTTCCGCCGGAGATTGTAAGGAAACCATTGAGTGTATTATTTGCAGCATAATCCCCGTAGAGTGTTCCGCTGCTTGCGGTTGTTTTAAACCAAAGAGAAATGGAAGGGTTTACACTGGTGAGATCAAATTCCGCACCTGTAGAGAGGGTGACATAATCATTGCCATCAAAACTTAACGCCTTGCCGAATTTTCCATCGTTGGACCAATTGGGGGCGGAGGAGCCGGTGCCGAATGTGCCATTGTTAGTCCCGACAGAATCATGAGCGATGGTGTTATAGCCTTCATCAAATTTCCAATGAGCGACGAGTTTTTTGGAAATGGGAGTGACTACCGGTTGGCCGGGTTCTTCACCAATGACGACAGCTTTACCAAGATTAGTTTCTTTTTTGATTTCAGAAGAGGACAGAACATAGGGAAAAACTTTGATTTCATCCAGGAAGCCGGAAAAGAAGTCGGCGCCTGATTGGCCAATTTTGAGAGAGGAGAGACCAAAAGAAGTCGAAGAAGTGATAAGAACCTGGGACCAGATATCAGAAGGGACGGCAGAGGTAGCGGCGCCATTGACATAGATAGAGGGAGAGGTAAGGCCATTGGCTTGAAGAATGTTGTTTGTTAGAGTAACCGTTTGGATGCCATTTAAATCAAAAATCGGGGTAGAAGAGGCAGACGGCTTGATCCAAAAGGAAAGACTTTTTAAACCGGTCAGACTGCCGTTGACGATGGCATAGTCATCGGAACCATCAAAACTAAGGCAGGAGTTGACGGCACAGGAGGTGCCAATAGCCCAGGTAGGTGAGGAGCTACCGGAGCCCAGAGCCCCGTGGTTGATGTTGATAGAATCATTGAGAATAGTACCGGTATTTTCGTCAAGTTTCCAATAAGAGGTTGACGGTTCGCCGTCGGTAAAGCGCTCGGTATAGCCTGATTGTTGTTGATGAGAGCCGAGGCCGGAATAGTAAAGGTCGGCGACTTCGGCGGCGGTAAGAGGATCGTCATAGAATTTAGCGTTAGAAATGGTGGTGCTATGTGGTGAGCCGTAACTGGTAGGAATGAAATCCACTCGGCCATCATCGGTGTGGGTATTAAAGGTAATGGCTGAACTGGCGACGTTATTGACGAACAGTTGGGCGGTTGTTTCGTTCCAGGTATAAACAAGGTGATACCATTTATCTTTGGTGATAGTGGTTGAAACAGTAGCGGTGCCACTGCCTGTGCCATAATGACCGACTCTGAAACTACTTATTGTGTCGCCGGGATTGTTAGAGTAATTTCCTATAAAAAACCCATTTCCCCAGCCGTAACCTCCCGAACCTATTTTTAGATAAGTTAAAGTGTCCCATTGTTCAGCGGGGCCGTCGGATCCGTTCCAATTAGGTTTAACCCAGAGGCTGACGGTTCCGGTAGTATCGTTTGTAGGGATGGCGGTATTGTAAATTGTTTGAGCGATAGCTCTGGTGCTGGTTGATTCGTTGGCAGTTCCTGTCCAAGAATAACCTATTCCCATATTACCGTCGGTATAAGTGGTTAGGGTTTGGTTTTGTTCCAACTGAAAACCATCGACATAAATAGTTTTTCCGGATTTAACCTGAAGGCCGTAGTTTTGAGAATCGGAACCGGCTGTACCCCGATACCAGAGTCGCCACCAACCACCACCAGCATCGACATAGGTAGTGCCAACAGCAACACCATTGAAAATTAGTTGGGCGACGGTCGAGGAAACAGCCCCACCCATGTTGCCGGTAGTACCATCGTAGACGTAGGCGGAGAGAGTGTGAGTGGCGGTGGAGCCGGTGTTGATGGGTATTACAAAACCTCTGGGATCAGATGCAAGTGAGTTATTGATGGTGGTTGATTTTGCCCCAAATTTGAAATAGGGAGAGATGGTGTTTTGAATAAAGCTGGCGGGCTGAGGTAAAAAGGTGGCATCAGCTTGATTTAGTCCAGTTTGGTTGGTGCCCCAAAAGGCAGTAGAAGGGGCGGTGCCAAAATTAGCCGGGATGGAGGATAAAGAGATTCGGGAGGTGCCGTCAAGGATAAAGGACATAGTACCGCCACCGGTATAACCAATGGACATTTGATAGGTGGTACCGGCGGTGACAGCACTGGCGTCCCAGGTGGCACTGGCGGTGGAGCCAACCATAGAATAATCAAGTTTGATGGTGTTGGCAGCTGACCAATATAGCCTGATATAGTCATCGGAATCGCCGTAAAATTCGGCTATATATGGCATGGTAGATCCGAATTTATTAATGATTGAGGCGGAATGTCGGGGAGTGTAATCAAAGACGACTGAACCAATCGTTGTGCCCGTTCCCAGGAGGGTATGGGTGTAAGTATCGGTACCGTCGATTCGGATTCGGTTGGATTCGAGAGAATTGGTAGAAGTTGCCGGGGTAACCGTAAGAGAAACGTCGGAGAGCCGAAAAGCATATAGATCGTCAACGATGCCTACAGTCCAAGAGTAAAAAGAAAGATAAGATCCTTCCCCGCATAAGGTTGGCATTCTGACAGCATTAAAGAAATTTTTCCATGTACTGCCTCCGGTACTGGTGGCGACCATATTTCTATAGGGGTCTGGGCATTCATGAAATCCAAAGTTGGCATCCGATGCTCCTTTTGCAGCAAAACCAACATTTATAAACGATCCCGTAGAGAACGTTGTATCTAGGTCGTAAGTACCGTTTTTCCCGTATGTGCTCATCCCGTTGATTTGCCAGGCTGATAAACCAGAATTAACATCAGATAATTCTTGTTCGGCTTCGCCTTCGGTTCCACTTGTAATTGTAAAACCCGTTGGTAACCACGGAGTTCCGGAGCCTGTTTCCATTGAGGGTCCGTTGACCTGATTTGGCAGTAATTCTACTTGATGCCAATGAACAGTGCCCGAGTTAGCAGCATTAACGAGCTTGACTGTTATGGAGGTACAATCTGCAGATACTCCATGTTTTGCAATTGTCGGTAGTTCAAAGGTAAATAACATTACGTCGGGTGCGGTTCTGCCGGAGCCTACAGTGCCGGTGTAACTAGTAATATCTGCCCCGTTTGTTTCATCATAAATAAAGATTTTGGGTTGACCAGTGCCATCGCCACTGTTGGCGATAGCTCTGACAACATAATTTTGGCCGGCGGTAAGACCTGTTTTCGTTGTACTAATACCTTGGTTAGCACCGGTAGTGGTAAATTTATAGCCGCCTGCATATATTTTTTCGCTGGCTGCCAGAGGGGCTACCGAAAGGTAGGTGCCACCCGCATCAAGTGTCTCCATAGCATCCGTAACATTTGCTACCTGGTCGGCGGTGAGGGTGGTGTTGTAGATGGCGGCGGCCTGGATTTTTCCGGGTAGGAAAGAATCGGCTCCGGAATTAGTATTTTTTGCCCCGATATATAGGTTTTTATTTGGCGGATTTATTATTGGTATAGTACCTGGTTCTGAGGTTCCGTTAAGGTAACCTTTGTTATAGGACATGCCCATCACGCCGGAAGCTACCGCACCGGAGAGATATAAGCTATCATAATGTCCGTTGTAATATGCTTTATAGCCGCCACCCCCAGCTATAGGGTATACTGCAACGGACCAGTTATTGTTATCGGTTGTACCGATAATAGCTCTCCAGTAATCAGAGGTATTCGCATCAGAGAATCTTACTAGATAGCTCCAGGTATTTGCAGAAGGTGTTAAACCTGTTGTTAAGAATTGGTTGGTTCCGTTAAATGTCCAGCCTGTTGAAGCTGACCATGTGGGTGCGGTGCCGGAGGTTAGATTGTATGTTCCCGGATTAGCCAGATTGACATAACTTGCCGCTGAACTTCCAGCTCCAATTGCCTGATAAGCTGCCACTTGCCCGGTTGTGCCACCCACTTTATACCAAGGGATTACGTTCCAGCCATCATTGGGGGCAGTACCGCTCATCATAAATCCACCTGTATTGGTAGTCGATGTATATAGCACATTGGAAGCATGGGGGTGGGACCAGGCCTCTCCGGTTGCTGTTGTGCCTAAACCCAATGTCCCTGTCGAAGAGTTGGTAGGCAGGGCAAAGACGACGTCCCAAGAACCGGTTATTGTAGCGGGATCTTTGCCGATTCCGCTACCGTGGATTAAGGCTATCTCATCTCCGTTGCCGGCGTTTATGCCATAGGCGCCATCCCAAAGGGGACGACGATAGATAGTTAAACCTTCGATAATTCCATCTGCTACCCCGATACCGCCGCTAATTCCTTTCCCGATATAGATATTTGAATTCGTAGCATCAATAGTTGGGGCAGAGGTTCCCCCATAAGAATGAGAGTCACCCACAGAGATGCTTAAGTAATTTGTTCCATCAAGATTATAATCAGACGACCATCTTGCTGTGATTAAATAGGTGGCTCCGGCAACTAAGGTTTGGCTTTTAGTTGCATATTTTTCGTCTACTCCCAAGGAAAAATATTTATAACCCACCCTACTGTCATACACTAGTTCTATGCCGTTCCAATCG
This sequence is a window from Candidatus Shapirobacteria bacterium. Protein-coding genes within it:
- a CDS encoding Ig-like domain-containing protein, which gives rise to MISKRRNVVLVAAAVFGIGFVYFLATFVVPKILVTMTKAAPATKISMSNSYLLGSKILCKADGTDKCGVNVFLGDSEGRPVAGKMVALSTTGVEAEVSPEAQKSDQTGKTGFTLTSNKEGQVTVAASVDGTPMEKSVVVTFRGN
- a CDS encoding invasin domain 3-containing protein, coding for MSTKSLLTIAILLLALIAVTYLVVRPAIYSGRATGLNSTSPITLENSYLFASPLQAKADGKEKIRITVFLLDGRGMGVGNQEVELTKPPAINLTDIQATSDDMGKSVFDLTSSTPGKYEIVAKVNSKEISQKVKVTFTP
- a CDS encoding LamG-like jellyroll fold domain-containing protein, with the protein product MSFHKRASSFSYKTLLIILVFLLIPIVLLIRINQKRASIKAASWPVTAGEWLKRKQLTLANNSGQTLDANTTYSLTLNTKALVDSGDLQSDCADLRVYYQSLTTNAQLNYYVDLPSSATCATSASTIIHFPLQADMANSAVDPNYFLYYSNPNAVDASSISAFNIGSKQATFYCGFNGNTTCATASGTTTPTTSSGAIRYSGANSALSFGSGDNVSKTGTLLSGSNFFTVEFWFKAADNPISSQIMSLTNGGGDGGSGVFHYWGDGRHDIQAYTFNGCKDYSASSANITHNLWYHIAIVRNGADIKYYLNGNNYATGTGLCTTPTIWSGFNIGSNNYNGIVDEVRVSSVARYTTDFTPQTTPFVRDEFTKLLLHFDENGDDPRNSGKAIDDSGNANHGTITGAKYVGGLVGIDSSTLDTGTLPTQSYAAHPGIFLEEATTNKITNPSFEHGTYSIGWTDGGNDFSTFTPNIAKRNAGTGATAPFAAGVLIQGDRWGDANGDSLAFPLGSQIAGNLYNQFDRKQGSITFWYTPEFNSDDDTSVHGLFAFSSDWNGIELVYDSRVGYKYFSLGVDEKYATKSQTLVAGATYLITARWSSDYNLDGTNYLSISVGDSHSYGGTSAPTIDATNSNIYIGKGISGGIGVADGIIEGLTIYRRPLWDGAYGINAGNGDEIALIHGSGIGKDPATITGSWDVVFALPTNSSTGTLGLGTTATGEAWSHPHASNVLYTSTTNTGGFMMSGTAPNDGWNVIPWYKVGGTTGQVAAYQAIGAGSSAASYVNLANPGTYNLTSGTAPTWSASTGWTFNGTNQFLTTGLTPSANTWSYLVRFSDANTSDYWRAIIGTTDNNNWSVAVYPIAGGGGYKAYYNGHYDSLYLSGAVASGVMGMSYNKGYLNGTSEPGTIPIINPPNKNLYIGAKNTNSGADSFLPGKIQAAAIYNTTLTADQVANVTDAMETLDAGGTYLSVAPLAASEKIYAGGYKFTTTGANQGISTTKTGLTAGQNYVVRAIANSGDGTGQPKIFIYDETNGADITSYTGTVGSGRTAPDVMLFTFELPTIAKHGVSADCTSITVKLVNAANSGTVHWHQVELLPNQVNGPSMETGSGTPWLPTGFTITSGTEGEAEQELSDVNSGLSAWQINGMSTYGKNGTYDLDTTFSTGSFINVGFAAKGASDANFGFHECPDPYRNMVATSTGGSTWKNFFNAVRMPTLCGEGSYLSFYSWTVGIVDDLYAFRLSDVSLTVTPATSTNSLESNRIRIDGTDTYTHTLLGTGTTIGSVVFDYTPRHSASIINKFGSTMPYIAEFYGDSDDYIRLYWSAANTIKLDYSMVGSTASATWDASAVTAGTTYQMSIGYTGGGTMSFILDGTSRISLSSIPANFGTAPSTAFWGTNQTGLNQADATFLPQPASFIQNTISPYFKFGAKSTTINNSLASDPRGFVIPINTGSTATHTLSAYVYDGTTGNMGGAVSSTVAQLIFNGVAVGTTYVDAGGGWWRLWYRGTAGSDSQNYGLQVKSGKTIYVDGFQLEQNQTLTTYTDGNMGIGYSWTGTANESTSTRAIAQTIYNTAIPTNDTTGTVSLWVKPNWNGSDGPAEQWDTLTYLKIGSGGYGWGNGFFIGNYSNNPGDTISSFRVGHYGTGSGTATVSTTITKDKWYHLVYTWNETTAQLFVNNVASSAITFNTHTDDGRVDFIPTSYGSPHSTTISNAKFYDDPLTAAEVADLYYSGLGSHQQQSGYTERFTDGEPSTSYWKLDENTGTILNDSININHGALGSGSSSPTWAIGTSCAVNSCLSFDGSDDYAIVNGSLTGLKSLSFWIKPSASSTPIFDLNGIQTVTLTNNILQANGLTSPSIYVNGAATSAVPSDIWSQVLITSSTSFGLSSLKIGQSGADFFSGFLDEIKVFPYVLSSSEIKKETNLGKAVVIGEEPGQPVVTPISKKLVAHWKFDEGYNTIAHDSVGTNNGTFGTGSSAPNWSNDGKFGKALSFDGNDYVTLSTGAEFDLTSVNPSISLWFKTTASSGTLYGDYAANNTLNGFLTISGGKASGSFRDGGTFILSVGGTKIVNDDNWHYVALVKTSDTTLSLYIDGKLDATGSNSSYNNSNLIGGVLPSLGRNPEYNNDFYTGLLDEVKIYNHALTGDEIKQDYNLGSAVVFGTLSSGTGNTAPSSAASQEYCIPGDSAACLPPVGRWDFNEGVGNSTYDTSGNNNTGEIVNASWLSGRIGKSLRFNGVNNYIKNIRIPIRTSGNQVHTIALWFKTSAASSGPLIQFGDANLPATSANADEAIGWRSANGVLSVSNYCNNSSHLYTNSQASYRDNKWHFLTYVVDGTSSKLFVDGILRGQNTSVTSSNIQTYASNPYMGIGLRTRPSGSDIDNDDFADAIIDQILVYNYARSPAQIALDYNHGRPIAHYKMDECQGTAVHNSSSDTFHGTLSVGASGTQTSAGTCTTSGVWFNGATGKINSSLNLDGSDDYVSVGDIGTSATAVSFWIKPSSTSQSILELSASDSIAISSGTITVTGFGTETVYVDGRLSSTIPDTNWHHITVVSSASLPANTVNLGKVGSTYYSGLIDDVQIYNYPLTPTQIKTIFNSNAAIKFSD